The DNA window CGACCGGATCTTCGAGGTCGATCCTAACTTCGACGGCCGAAGTGTCCGGCTGGTCGATCTACAGCTGCGGGAAGGAGACTCCGGCGGTGGCAACGGCGGCGGCATTCGCAATGCCGGCACGCTCCATTTGGAGCGAGTCAGCCTCCTCGGCAGCTTCGCCACCGGTGCCGGCGGCGGCATTCGCAACGACGGATCCCTCACCGTTGTCGATTCCACCATCGCCAACAACACCACCGAGGATCATGGCGGGGGCATCGACAACCACGGCACTGCCTTTTTGACCAACGTCACCGTCAGCGGCAACACGGTCAACGGCGGCGGAGCCGGCGGTGGTCTCTACACCAACAGCGGTCAATCCATGACCGTGGTCAGCTCCACCGTCACCGGCAACAGCGCGGGCAGCGGGCCGGCGATTCGCAACAACGGCAGCATGACACTGACCAACGTGCTGGTGGACGGCGCCTGCGCCGGCAACGTCGTGGCCAGCGCTGGCGGCAACCTGGAAAGCCCCGGCGACACCTGCGGGCTGGCACTGACCAGCGACCAGACCAGCGTCGCCGACCCTCAGCTCGAGGCGCTGGGCGACTACGGCGGCCCCACGGACACCCTGCGGCCTCTGGCCACCAGCGCCGCCATCGACGCCGCCGTCGCAGCGGGCTGCCCTTCCGTCGACCAGCGCCTCGGCGCCCGACCCGCCGACGGCGACGGCAACGGCCAACGCCGCTGCGACGTGGGTTCCCACGAGCGCGCCGCCCCCCTGGGCTTCTTCCTCGATGGCTTCGAAAGCGGCGACTTCGGCGCCTGGACGCGAACCGGCCCCTGAACCAACAAGAACCAAAACCAACAAGTGGGTCCCCCCAACCGGCGAGCTCCGTTTCGGGCCCTCCGCAGATGTGGCAAGATCTTTCCCATGAGCACCCACGACGCGCCCCAGATCCTCGACCCCCGCAAAGACCTCGACCTCCAGCTCCCCGGCTGGGAGCTCTTCTGGGCCCGGCTGGAAGCAGAGGAAGAGAACGAAGAAGCGCGGAATGCCATGCACCGGAAGGTGGCTGAGGAAGCGCGGGAGCGCTGGAGCGGCGTCCCGGTGGCAAAGGATCCGGTGGTGGCGGCGGTGCGCAAGCGGTTTCGCGAGGCGGGCTGCGATCCCACCCGCTACCGGCCCTCGTCGGAAGCGCTGCTGCGGCGGCTGCTCAAGGACGAAGAGCTACCGCGGATCCACCCGCTGGTGGACGTCAACAACTTTCTCTCCGTCCGGCTCATGGTTCCCTGCTGCGTCCTCGCCGAGGGCAGCTTCACCCCGCCCCTGACCCTGCGGGCCGGCGCGGAGGACGAATCCATGGAATCCCTCCGCGGCCCCTTCTCCCTCGGCGGCAAGCCGCTGCTGGAAGACGCTGAAGGCCCCTTCGGCACCCCCATCACCGACGGCGTCCGGGTCAAGGTCCTGCGGTCGACCGCCGCGGTGTGGCTGGTGGCCTACTTGCCGGAGGACCTCCTGGTCCCGGAACAGGCCGCCGCCGAGCTCGACGCCATCCTGCGGCACGCGCCGCTGGCCCGCCGGACTCACTGAGCTCGGAGCTCTATCCGGCCATCCACCCCGCCTTCTACGCCGCCGCCCCCTCCCGCCCCTGGGCCTGCATCATGGCGAGGAACTCGGCCCGCGCCTTGGCCACCTCCGGATGGTCCGCCCCCAAGGAAGCCTCCAGAATCTCCAGGCTCTGCCGGTAGAGCTCCTCCGCTTCGGCATAGTTGCCGCTGTCTCGCTGGATATTTGCCAGCAGGTGGAGATCCCAGCCGACGTGGGGATGGTCCTCACCGGCGGTCTTGCGATCGATGGCCAGTGCCCTCTCCACGCTCGTTCTCGCGGGTGCGAAGCGCTCCTGCGCCCAATACAGCTGGCCGAGGTTCATCAGCACCATCGAGACGTTGGGGTGCTCCGGCCCATGAAATTGCTCGAAGATCTCCAGGGCTTGTTGGAACGGAGCCTCCGCTTCTTCCCACCGCTCCGTATTCAGGTAGATAGTGCCCAGGTTGTTGTAGCCAAATCCCAGGTTGTGACTCTTCTCGGCGAAACCGGAAGACCAGATCCGGATCACTTCCTGGAGCAAGCTCTCGGCTTCCTCAAAGCGCTTCTGGCGCCGATAGACGATGGCCAAAGCGTTCATCGCCCGGGCCACCTCGTGGTGCTGGGAGCCGTAGGTCTTGCGCAGGATCGGCAGGCTCCGCTGGAGATTGCCCTCGGCCTCGGCATAACGCCCCAGCTGGGTCAGCAGGACCCCCAAATCGTAGGAGACTTCTCCCAGGGCGAGCTCTTCGACCCCTTCCTTGACCTGGAGAATCTCTCGGGCTCTCAGCTGCTCCGTCAGGGCGTCCTCCAACCGCCCTTGGTGGCGGTAGATATCCGCCAAGCGGCGAATTCCCAGGACCACTCCCGGATCGTCCTTCGATAGCTCTTCCAGCCGCAGATCGAGGGATTGTCGGGCCAGGGACTCGGCCTCGTCGTAACGCGCCACAGTGACGTAGAGATAGGAGAGAGCGGAAAGTGTACGGGCCAGATCCAAGGGTCCGGTGGCCGGGTTGCTCTCGTGGATCCGCCGAGCTTCCAGAAGCGCCGCCTCCGCCTCTTCGTACCGGCCCACCACCCGCAACGGCGCCGCCAGCCGTACCGCCCCGTCCGCCACCTCCGGAGCCTCGGCAGGCAGGTGTTGTCGGCGAAGCGCCAGGCTGGAGTCCAAGAGCTCCAGGGACGGCTCGTAGAGCCCCAGGCCGAAGTACACCGAACCGATGGTGGCCATCAGCCGCGCCTGCACCAGGGGCTGCTCCCCCAGCTCGTCTCGGATGCGCTCGGCACCGGCGTCGAGAATCTCCCGGGCGGTGACGGTCTCGCCCTGGGCACGGCCGGGCTCCGAAACCTCGAACATATCCTCCAGGAAGGCCACCACTTCCTCCGCCTCCCGCCGTGCCGACAACGCCCGCTGCTCCGACTCCAAGGCGTGGTTGCGCTCCTCCGACAGCTTCCGGATGTGGAAGAACACCGCCAGCGCCACCACCAGCAACAGCGCCACCACTCCCCCGGCCACCAATCGCCCGCGCAGGCGCCGCCGCGGCTTGTCCCGGATCCAGCGCAACCGCTGCGCCACGTCCGC is part of the Acidobacteriota bacterium genome and encodes:
- a CDS encoding phenylalanine--tRNA ligase beta subunit-related protein; the encoded protein is MSTHDAPQILDPRKDLDLQLPGWELFWARLEAEEENEEARNAMHRKVAEEARERWSGVPVAKDPVVAAVRKRFREAGCDPTRYRPSSEALLRRLLKDEELPRIHPLVDVNNFLSVRLMVPCCVLAEGSFTPPLTLRAGAEDESMESLRGPFSLGGKPLLEDAEGPFGTPITDGVRVKVLRSTAAVWLVAYLPEDLLVPEQAAAELDAILRHAPLARRTH
- a CDS encoding serine/threonine-protein kinase, which produces MSDSRSRDKGASGTYDPLADTPTEYIGPTTPESGIPVRGGIETRPIEQLPNIGDHPADLVGATIGSIRVLEHLAEGGMGQLYVGFDEKLRRRVALKALRSDRMSEQSRSRMLREARLLSQLHDPNICQIYGYLEGPGQDFLVLELIEGQTLSRAMAAGLEPAVKLRVAQQLAEVLARAHGQGVIHRDLKPSNVMLTSDHEVKVLDFGLAFSTDEAAARRSEILRRDEELRDSGDLDRGLLTGAMEALRTQHGTVLGTVAYMSPEQARGGQVAAPADIYSLGLLTEELLTGRHPYQGVKSVEELMERVLHGAPDPPPDLDSDLEELIRRMRSTVPEARPSAADVAQRLRWIRDKPRRRLRGRLVAGGVVALLLVVALAVFFHIRKLSEERNHALESEQRALSARREAEEVVAFLEDMFEVSEPGRAQGETVTAREILDAGAERIRDELGEQPLVQARLMATIGSVYFGLGLYEPSLELLDSSLALRRQHLPAEAPEVADGAVRLAAPLRVVGRYEEAEAALLEARRIHESNPATGPLDLARTLSALSYLYVTVARYDEAESLARQSLDLRLEELSKDDPGVVLGIRRLADIYRHQGRLEDALTEQLRAREILQVKEGVEELALGEVSYDLGVLLTQLGRYAEAEGNLQRSLPILRKTYGSQHHEVARAMNALAIVYRRQKRFEEAESLLQEVIRIWSSGFAEKSHNLGFGYNNLGTIYLNTERWEEAEAPFQQALEIFEQFHGPEHPNVSMVLMNLGQLYWAQERFAPARTSVERALAIDRKTAGEDHPHVGWDLHLLANIQRDSGNYAEAEELYRQSLEILEASLGADHPEVAKARAEFLAMMQAQGREGAAA
- a CDS encoding choice-of-anchor Q domain-containing protein, translating into MLRAGSLVLVVLLLTAIAPAGATVVSVTTDADSLAMDGQCSLREAVLATNTNAAVDGCPAGGAGPAVMDAIVVPAGTYLLSLGPAGDDAGLSGDLDLTDDVEIRGAGARLTILDADRLDRIFEVDPNFDGRSVRLVDLQLREGDSGGGNGGGIRNAGTLHLERVSLLGSFATGAGGGIRNDGSLTVVDSTIANNTTEDHGGGIDNHGTAFLTNVTVSGNTVNGGGAGGGLYTNSGQSMTVVSSTVTGNSAGSGPAIRNNGSMTLTNVLVDGACAGNVVASAGGNLESPGDTCGLALTSDQTSVADPQLEALGDYGGPTDTLRPLATSAAIDAAVAAGCPSVDQRLGARPADGDGNGQRRCDVGSHERAAPLGFFLDGFESGDFGAWTRTGP